Proteins co-encoded in one Acidisarcina sp. genomic window:
- a CDS encoding DUF72 domain-containing protein: protein MQPAGLVKIGISGWTYAPWRGVFYPEDLPHKRELTYASGVLNSIEINGTFYSMQRPGSFARWAEETPDDFVFSIKGPRYLTHIRRLKDAEQPLANFLSSGLLALGRKLGPILWQLPPNFRYQPELLEQFFELLPHDTVEAASLALKHDDWMEGRSLCEPALQQPVRHAIEVRNKSFAVPEFIALARKYRVAIVCADTVEWPRMMDVTADFMYCRLHGSEELYASGYTDEALDQWADRVVAWAHGTEPDDAERVSQENPVESKSRDVFVYFDNDLKVRAPFDAQGLQRRVDKLLTQAGVVSRE from the coding sequence ATGCAACCAGCGGGCCTGGTGAAGATCGGCATCTCGGGTTGGACCTATGCACCGTGGCGAGGCGTCTTTTATCCGGAGGACCTGCCACACAAGCGGGAGCTGACCTATGCTTCCGGCGTCTTGAATTCAATCGAAATCAATGGCACGTTCTATTCGATGCAACGCCCGGGCAGCTTTGCCCGATGGGCAGAGGAGACGCCGGATGACTTCGTCTTCTCCATCAAGGGACCGCGTTACCTGACGCACATTCGCAGGCTGAAGGATGCGGAGCAGCCGCTGGCCAACTTCCTGTCCTCGGGCCTGCTGGCTCTGGGGAGAAAGCTCGGCCCCATCCTTTGGCAGTTGCCACCAAACTTCCGGTATCAGCCGGAGCTCCTGGAACAATTCTTTGAGCTTCTGCCTCATGACACGGTAGAGGCCGCCTCGCTCGCGCTCAAGCACGATGACTGGATGGAGGGGCGGAGCTTGTGCGAGCCGGCTTTGCAACAGCCGGTCCGGCACGCAATCGAGGTAAGGAACAAGAGCTTCGCAGTACCGGAGTTCATCGCGCTTGCGAGGAAGTACCGTGTGGCGATTGTTTGCGCCGATACGGTGGAGTGGCCGCGCATGATGGATGTAACCGCGGACTTTATGTATTGCAGACTGCATGGCTCGGAGGAGCTCTATGCAAGCGGCTATACGGATGAAGCTCTGGACCAGTGGGCGGATCGCGTTGTTGCCTGGGCGCACGGCACCGAGCCGGACGATGCGGAACGGGTGAGCCAGGAGAACCCCGTGGAAAGCAAGAGCCGCGACGTCTTCGTCTACTTTGACAACGACCTGAAGGTACGCGCGCCGTTCGATGCGCAAGGACTTCAAAGGCGTGTGGACAAACTTCTGACGCAGGCTGGTGTCGTCTCCCGCGAATGA